One genomic segment of Virgibacillus doumboii includes these proteins:
- a CDS encoding SCO family protein, which yields MVKNRHTAISIIVVIIFGFGLFYTGTDGFRAFTAESARTLEIVQTQPEFPPVTLEDSKERTYTFDEFADGRYVFITFMYTSCTTVCPQLEMNMAEVYKQIPDKYIGEEIVFLSISFDPERDDPETLAKYRGYFNSDGETWRMARINDKDELESLLDKLGVIVIPDGNGNFTHNSAFYVIGKSGHLLEVMDYTLIDEAADRVNTILESGEGS from the coding sequence ATGGTCAAAAACCGGCATACTGCAATTTCAATAATAGTTGTAATTATTTTTGGATTTGGCCTGTTCTATACCGGTACAGACGGATTTCGCGCTTTTACTGCAGAAAGTGCACGGACGTTAGAAATCGTGCAAACTCAGCCTGAATTTCCTCCGGTAACATTGGAGGACAGCAAGGAACGAACATATACATTTGATGAATTTGCCGATGGACGATATGTATTCATAACGTTTATGTATACGAGCTGTACTACCGTATGTCCCCAATTGGAAATGAATATGGCTGAGGTTTATAAACAAATACCGGACAAATATATCGGTGAGGAAATTGTATTTCTCAGTATCAGCTTTGATCCGGAGCGGGATGATCCTGAAACTTTGGCAAAATACAGGGGTTATTTTAACAGCGACGGTGAGACATGGCGGATGGCCAGAATCAATGATAAGGATGAACTGGAATCATTACTGGATAAACTCGGTGTAATTGTCATCCCTGATGGAAATGGTAATTTTACGCATAACAGTGCATTCTATGTAATTGGAAAATCGGGACATTTATTGGAAGTTATGGATTACACCCTCATCGATGAAGCTGCTGACAGGGTGAATACAATCCTTGAAAGCGGGGAGGGTTCATAA